One window of Methylomicrobium agile genomic DNA carries:
- a CDS encoding type II toxin-antitoxin system RelE/ParE family toxin gives MGSYKLTRKARADLKRIWLYGVKMHGSQRADQYHRGILERLDQIADHPYLFQAVDHIREGYRRSVYGTDSIYYRINDDMVEIMAILGRQDTEDWL, from the coding sequence ATGGGCTCTTATAAACTCACCCGAAAAGCCCGCGCTGATTTGAAGAGAATCTGGCTGTACGGCGTTAAAATGCACGGAAGTCAGAGAGCCGATCAATATCATAGGGGCATTCTTGAACGCTTAGATCAAATTGCTGATCACCCCTATTTATTTCAGGCTGTTGACCATATTCGAGAAGGATATAGGCGTAGTGTGTATGGAACCGATAGCATTTATTACCGGATCAATGACGATATGGTTGAGATTATGGCTATATTAGGGCGTCAGGATACAGAAGATTGGCTGTAA
- a CDS encoding ribbon-helix-helix domain-containing protein has protein sequence MVRQSISVSEPNDEWLKAQVASAEYSSKSEVINDLIRRARRQQLELEHVRAELIKAEQSGFTDEKPEDLLANFKEEARQDGLL, from the coding sequence ATGGTGAGACAAAGCATATCCGTATCAGAGCCAAATGACGAATGGCTGAAGGCTCAAGTCGCAAGTGCAGAATACAGCAGTAAGAGCGAAGTGATTAATGACTTAATCCGGCGGGCGCGGAGGCAGCAGCTTGAGCTCGAACATGTTCGCGCTGAACTGATTAAGGCTGAGCAAAGCGGGTTCACCGACGAGAAACCGGAAGATTTATTAGCCAACTTCAAGGAAGAAGCACGGCAAGATGGGCTCTTATAA